A window of Streptomyces gilvosporeus contains these coding sequences:
- a CDS encoding NACHT domain-containing protein, translating to MPQVTIDNLPWLIAAALFLLLIVRDWVKKKLTALLDWIYERTYSRLAGSTLFRRSAVRRYAAAVQRKNESVPIPFLENRPLKMRKIYVPATLETGHNGEHPDAAESIRSVQNAIVLGVPGAGKSMLLRHSILSWADNRMERRRHRPRHIHSREFTEVPILVKLHRLNGNEKDIRQLIVEEFQRNDFPRAEKFVTRSLKEGRLIALLDGLDEVTMTDRARSTQTIKDFIQEFDRCRVIVTCRSAVYQDTLSDALPNVFRISEFDERLIRRFLSHWMDINPQGSVEELMVTLRDTPRLMQLARNPLLLTMIAYLYTDAYQGQGQNLPRTRADFYEEVVDVMLRRWHDEHNHYAAREKRRVLQRLALTAQDIPQYSLDRLTVPEAAVREVTCEVLEDTPLDPKDHEVPLLREILERSGLLLEVDGGERYQFAHLTLQEYLAARQLLNSPTEIVARYRRDPATWRETVRLWCGAANQDCAPVINNVFQLDQCLAFECLADAQHLANETADRVIRHFQESLGTLDDPQVIKAFGTVASDPRPRGKEILRFLADKATKTDESSSRRAAVAALAATNLPAVATTLAGLLGTAEGVRESITSMGDIAVDALGDASGRGCLDAVEPLATIGTPNAARKLADICYDSHSNGRIAVISAWHLAAMIRIPEIEESLRWHAPRINTSTAIDHSGDWFGARFEADQKMRVLANRIGCLLGSNDASGKEAEMACEAKPDSVITIDRRIGIPLATGSAWLPDWSQMNVRYTAASHDLEKLTGNSPGSAIRMRYHRGAHEDHTVPLWELLFMIRHSGRTHPELSAEEAWSILERIISATVNDGASHRAIMLLRLLSPKDRIALIQLQVANTSRALRESWVDASREVTYPQFRYGIHYRIAIALTVLITAAACHRAVLAGTGISPWGPGWLGWTAVGAIVTGWIALIADGALVDEYTLAYRGLAGLLTGPIDLIDGIDAEDRLLGLATTLFAPMTFFFSFLEVMNSFGVFTAALSFILWMALVAALCWRGWRLARIAHAPFREMFDSDRVVDLPYWRPLL from the coding sequence ATGCCGCAAGTGACGATAGATAATCTTCCATGGCTGATTGCGGCAGCCCTGTTCTTGCTGCTGATCGTGCGCGATTGGGTCAAGAAGAAGCTGACCGCCCTCTTGGACTGGATATACGAGCGGACATATAGCAGGCTCGCTGGCTCAACACTGTTCCGGCGATCAGCGGTACGACGTTACGCAGCTGCCGTGCAGCGCAAGAACGAGAGCGTACCGATTCCATTCTTGGAAAATCGCCCCCTTAAAATGCGCAAGATCTACGTCCCAGCCACACTCGAGACGGGCCACAATGGCGAACATCCTGATGCCGCCGAAAGCATCAGGAGTGTTCAAAACGCGATCGTACTCGGAGTCCCAGGTGCAGGAAAGTCGATGCTCCTCCGGCATTCCATCCTTAGTTGGGCAGATAACCGAATGGAGCGGCGCAGGCATAGGCCTCGCCACATTCACTCTCGCGAGTTTACTGAAGTTCCGATTCTAGTCAAGCTACATAGGCTCAACGGAAATGAAAAAGACATCCGTCAGCTGATCGTCGAAGAATTTCAGCGAAATGATTTTCCGCGTGCGGAAAAGTTCGTCACTAGATCCCTTAAGGAAGGCCGCCTCATAGCGCTACTCGACGGTCTCGATGAGGTAACCATGACAGACCGCGCAAGGTCCACCCAAACGATAAAGGATTTCATCCAGGAATTCGACCGGTGCCGTGTCATTGTTACCTGCCGCAGCGCGGTCTATCAAGACACACTGTCAGACGCACTCCCAAATGTTTTCCGAATCTCCGAATTCGATGAAAGGTTAATACGTAGATTCCTATCCCATTGGATGGACATTAACCCTCAAGGGTCGGTCGAGGAGCTAATGGTCACGCTACGGGATACTCCGCGCCTCATGCAACTCGCGCGCAACCCCTTGCTATTGACGATGATTGCGTACCTCTATACCGATGCCTATCAGGGGCAGGGCCAGAATTTGCCGCGCACTAGGGCTGACTTCTATGAGGAGGTTGTTGACGTCATGCTGCGCCGTTGGCATGACGAGCACAACCACTACGCTGCGCGGGAAAAGCGTAGGGTGCTTCAGAGATTGGCTTTGACAGCCCAAGATATTCCACAGTATTCCCTTGACCGCCTCACAGTGCCCGAGGCTGCGGTGCGGGAGGTAACATGTGAAGTACTTGAGGACACTCCACTTGATCCTAAAGATCACGAGGTACCCCTGCTTCGAGAAATCCTCGAGCGAAGCGGTCTGCTGCTTGAGGTAGACGGGGGTGAGCGTTACCAATTCGCGCATCTAACACTGCAGGAATACCTCGCAGCTCGGCAACTCCTGAATAGCCCGACTGAGATTGTTGCGCGGTACCGCCGTGACCCAGCCACGTGGCGCGAGACCGTGCGACTCTGGTGCGGCGCAGCAAATCAGGATTGCGCCCCGGTCATCAACAATGTCTTCCAGCTGGACCAATGCCTAGCCTTCGAGTGTCTTGCTGATGCGCAGCATCTGGCAAATGAAACCGCGGATCGAGTAATTCGACACTTCCAGGAATCACTAGGCACGCTCGACGACCCTCAGGTCATCAAGGCTTTCGGCACCGTCGCGTCGGATCCCCGCCCACGGGGTAAGGAAATACTCCGATTCCTCGCCGACAAAGCGACAAAAACTGATGAATCTTCCAGTCGCCGAGCTGCCGTGGCAGCTTTGGCCGCCACGAACCTGCCAGCCGTGGCCACGACCCTAGCTGGACTTCTGGGCACGGCCGAAGGAGTCCGTGAATCTATTACCAGCATGGGCGATATCGCGGTCGACGCCCTGGGCGATGCTTCCGGACGAGGATGCCTGGACGCTGTAGAACCATTGGCCACTATCGGCACGCCGAATGCCGCCCGGAAACTCGCCGATATTTGTTACGACTCTCATTCCAACGGACGAATTGCCGTTATTTCCGCGTGGCATTTGGCGGCTATGATCCGAATTCCTGAGATCGAGGAATCTCTGCGTTGGCACGCTCCGCGCATAAACACCTCCACGGCAATCGATCATTCAGGTGACTGGTTCGGTGCGCGCTTCGAAGCAGATCAGAAAATGCGAGTTCTGGCGAATCGGATTGGTTGCCTCCTCGGCTCAAATGACGCCTCCGGGAAGGAAGCCGAGATGGCATGCGAGGCCAAACCCGACTCTGTAATCACGATTGATCGCCGCATCGGAATCCCGCTCGCTACTGGATCAGCATGGCTCCCAGACTGGTCACAGATGAACGTCAGATATACGGCCGCATCTCACGATCTTGAGAAATTGACAGGGAACAGCCCGGGCTCCGCCATCAGAATGCGATATCACCGGGGAGCACACGAAGATCATACAGTCCCTCTCTGGGAATTGCTATTTATGATTCGACATTCCGGACGCACGCACCCGGAACTGTCAGCCGAGGAGGCTTGGTCAATCCTTGAGCGTATAATCAGCGCAACGGTGAACGACGGCGCTTCCCATAGAGCAATCATGTTGCTCCGACTCCTCTCACCTAAGGACCGCATTGCTCTTATCCAACTCCAGGTAGCAAATACCTCGCGAGCCCTACGGGAATCGTGGGTTGACGCCTCTCGGGAAGTGACATACCCGCAATTTAGATACGGAATCCACTACCGTATCGCTATAGCCCTGACAGTCCTGATCACGGCCGCTGCATGTCACCGAGCCGTGCTCGCAGGAACCGGGATATCGCCCTGGGGGCCAGGTTGGCTCGGCTGGACTGCGGTTGGGGCTATAGTGACAGGGTGGATTGCATTGATAGCCGACGGCGCTCTAGTTGATGAGTACACCCTTGCTTACAGGGGCCTAGCAGGCTTGCTTACGGGGCCAATTGATTTGATCGACGGAATTGACGCGGAGGATCGACTTCTGGGGCTGGCCACAACCCTCTTTGCTCCCATGACATTCTTCTTCTCCTTCCTTGAGGTGATGAATTCATTCGGCGTATTCACTGCTGCACTTTCCTTCATCCTGTGGATGGCCTTGGTTGCGGCCCTCTGCTGGCGGGGCTGGCGGCTCGCTCGGATAGCGCACGCCCCATTCCGGGAAATGTTCGATTCCGATAGAGTCGTTGACTTGCCCTATTGGCGTCCTCTATTGTGA